Proteins from a single region of Candidatus Zixiibacteriota bacterium:
- a CDS encoding replication-associated recombination protein A, translating to MELFEKENENQNAGGQADLTTPLADRMRPQTFEQFYGQEKLVGKDAPLRRAIEQDRVGSVLFWGPPGSGKTTLAELIAKATSGLFIPFSAVSSGIKEIKVVISKARNYRKMSGRKTYIFIDEIHRFNKAQQDAFLPYVEKGDIVLIGATTENPSFEVISALLSRVKVYVLERLSEEAIKNIVVAALADTERGLGGLNLTIDDKALEFMAVAADGDARRALNLLEAIVSDIEREAKITVEKAIEIHQRGTFLYDKSGEEHYNLISALHKSIRGGDPDASLYWLARMLQSGEDRLYLARRLIRMAVEDIGLADPNALTVALNARDTYHFLGSPEGEQALAQVVIYLACAPKSNAAYMAFEKAMSDVSEKGSLPVPLWIRNAPSSLMKALGYGKGYKYAHEYEDALTDQEYFPDELAGTVYYKPGQAGKETKIAEYLEKYRAYRAKVMKKE from the coding sequence ATGGAACTGTTTGAGAAAGAAAACGAAAATCAGAATGCCGGCGGACAGGCCGACCTGACCACCCCGCTGGCCGACCGAATGCGCCCGCAAACATTCGAGCAGTTTTACGGGCAGGAAAAACTGGTCGGCAAAGATGCCCCGCTGCGCCGCGCTATCGAGCAGGACCGGGTCGGATCGGTGCTGTTCTGGGGGCCGCCCGGTTCCGGCAAGACGACCCTGGCCGAGCTTATCGCCAAAGCGACCAGCGGCCTCTTTATCCCCTTCTCGGCGGTCTCCTCGGGTATCAAAGAAATCAAAGTCGTCATTTCCAAAGCGCGCAACTACCGGAAAATGTCGGGACGCAAGACTTATATTTTCATCGATGAAATCCACCGATTCAACAAAGCCCAGCAGGATGCCTTTCTTCCCTATGTCGAAAAAGGGGATATAGTTTTGATCGGCGCCACCACCGAGAATCCCTCGTTTGAGGTGATCTCGGCACTGCTCTCGCGGGTGAAAGTGTACGTATTGGAAAGGCTTTCGGAGGAGGCGATCAAAAATATTGTCGTTGCGGCCCTGGCTGACACCGAGCGCGGGCTGGGGGGATTGAATCTCACAATCGATGACAAAGCGCTCGAATTCATGGCGGTGGCTGCCGACGGCGATGCCCGCCGGGCGCTGAATCTTCTCGAGGCGATTGTCTCGGATATCGAGCGAGAGGCGAAAATCACGGTTGAGAAGGCGATTGAAATTCACCAGCGGGGAACATTCCTGTATGATAAATCGGGCGAGGAGCATTACAATTTGATATCGGCGCTGCACAAGTCGATTCGCGGCGGCGACCCTGATGCATCATTGTACTGGCTGGCGCGGATGCTTCAATCGGGCGAGGACAGGTTGTATCTGGCGCGGCGTCTTATCCGGATGGCGGTCGAGGATATCGGCCTGGCCGATCCGAATGCATTGACTGTGGCGCTTAATGCACGAGACACTTATCATTTTCTCGGCTCGCCGGAGGGGGAGCAGGCACTGGCGCAGGTCGTGATATATCTGGCCTGTGCGCCCAAATCAAACGCCGCCTATATGGCGTTCGAGAAGGCGATGAGCGATGTATCCGAGAAAGGGTCGCTTCCGGTGCCGCTCTGGATTCGCAACGCCCCAAGCTCGCTGATGAAAGCGCTCGGCTACGGCAAGGGATATAAGTACGCCCACGAGTATGAAGATGCACTCACCGATCAGGAATATTTCCCCGATGAATTGGCCGGAACGGTTTACTACAAGCCGGGGCAGGCGGGAAAAGAGACGAAAATCGCCGAGTATTTGGAGAAATATCGCGCCTATCGCGCCAAAGTTATGAAGAAAGAGTAG
- a CDS encoding OmpA family protein, which yields MFKALLVRAAIMAVAMTILFALLAGAGVKEKVTYQGNKARIAVGTIKNKSADCDDEMAASIGEMLSTALANNEKFIVLASKEEVEELAEEIDLGESEYVEEGRGAEKGLMEGADVLVTGSVTGFEPEASGGGGGLGALKKKAFGKVGLQSKSAKILIDIKLIDIRTRRVIKAMSLEGESTSWGADVAGGGLVEDVALVGGLGSYSNQPMEKAIRDVLAKAANKIGKDVPEEYYRYTGQGQYTQQYGESGAKQAAGKTGGEEGTTGGKAAAGSEGTGAVRTENMKLFTKYDFIPGDQVIFYDDFSGEEVGEFPSKWSLDEGVFEIAAKGDRKWVMCTDQGSIRPKMKTTLPSRFTVELDIYSNGADQSGHYYYIYILDANEKRIAEFNVTSGKSTSVSIYGKEISAKELTSKLGKGAHTMRIMATPSTMKCYVDNERVANVPEIEGFQPAMLQVYCDPWKEQGNPMLMGTLRVAEGGKSMRQQLDETGKIVTHGILFDSGSDVIKGESYKTLAEIGQLMTDDPALKLSIEGHTDSDGEEAYNLDLSQRRAASVKAYLVSSYQIDGSRLETKGFGESKPIDANTTAEGKANNRRVELVKL from the coding sequence ATGTTTAAGGCTCTACTTGTCCGTGCAGCAATTATGGCTGTGGCGATGACAATTCTCTTTGCGCTTCTGGCCGGCGCCGGAGTCAAAGAGAAAGTAACCTATCAGGGCAATAAGGCCCGGATAGCGGTCGGGACAATCAAAAACAAGTCCGCCGACTGTGATGATGAAATGGCCGCCTCGATAGGCGAGATGCTTTCCACCGCGCTGGCCAATAACGAGAAATTTATCGTTCTGGCCAGCAAGGAAGAGGTCGAGGAACTGGCCGAGGAAATCGATCTGGGCGAATCGGAATATGTGGAGGAGGGACGCGGGGCGGAAAAAGGTTTGATGGAAGGGGCGGATGTTCTGGTAACCGGCTCGGTTACCGGATTTGAACCCGAAGCCAGCGGCGGTGGCGGCGGTCTGGGAGCGCTCAAAAAAAAGGCTTTCGGCAAGGTGGGGCTGCAGAGCAAGAGCGCCAAAATATTGATAGATATCAAGCTGATTGATATTCGTACCCGGCGGGTTATCAAGGCGATGTCGCTTGAGGGTGAATCGACCAGCTGGGGCGCCGATGTGGCCGGCGGCGGCTTGGTTGAGGATGTCGCTCTGGTCGGCGGGCTGGGGTCTTATTCCAACCAGCCGATGGAAAAAGCTATTCGTGATGTGCTGGCCAAAGCGGCCAACAAGATCGGCAAAGATGTCCCCGAGGAGTACTATCGTTACACCGGGCAGGGGCAATACACCCAGCAGTACGGCGAGAGCGGCGCCAAACAGGCGGCCGGGAAGACCGGCGGTGAAGAAGGAACAACCGGTGGCAAAGCCGCCGCAGGCAGTGAAGGTACCGGTGCGGTCAGAACCGAAAACATGAAGCTTTTCACCAAGTATGATTTTATTCCCGGAGATCAGGTTATATTCTATGATGATTTCTCCGGCGAAGAGGTTGGCGAGTTCCCCTCGAAATGGTCGCTTGATGAAGGCGTTTTCGAAATTGCCGCGAAAGGGGATCGGAAATGGGTCATGTGCACCGACCAGGGTTCAATCCGCCCGAAAATGAAAACCACTCTTCCTTCCAGATTTACCGTCGAGCTTGATATATACAGCAACGGCGCCGACCAGTCGGGGCATTACTATTATATTTATATCCTTGATGCCAACGAAAAGAGAATTGCGGAATTCAATGTAACCAGCGGAAAAAGCACAAGTGTCTCCATTTATGGGAAGGAGATTTCTGCCAAAGAACTTACCTCCAAATTGGGCAAAGGGGCGCATACCATGAGGATCATGGCGACCCCAAGCACCATGAAATGCTATGTCGATAACGAACGAGTGGCCAATGTCCCGGAAATTGAGGGATTCCAGCCGGCGATGCTTCAAGTTTATTGCGACCCATGGAAAGAGCAGGGGAATCCGATGCTGATGGGGACGCTGCGGGTGGCCGAGGGGGGCAAGTCGATGCGCCAGCAGCTCGATGAAACCGGCAAGATCGTCACCCACGGGATTTTGTTTGATTCCGGCTCCGATGTAATTAAAGGCGAGTCATACAAAACTCTCGCCGAAATCGGGCAGCTTATGACCGATGACCCGGCCTTGAAACTTTCTATCGAAGGGCACACCGATAGCGATGGGGAAGAGGCATACAACCTGGATTTGAGCCAGCGCCGGGCCGCCTCGGTGAAAGCATATCTGGTGAGTAGCTACCAGATTGACGGATCGCGTCTGGAAACCAAGGGATTCGGCGAGAGCAAGCCGATTGATGCCAACACTACGGCTGAAGGGAAAGCCAATAACCGCCGCGTCGAACTGGTGAAATTATAG
- a CDS encoding Yip1 family protein, translating into MNVVDRAKNIIMTPAREWEVIKTEPMTTGQIYTQYVMVLALIPAIAGFIGRSLVGMSILGEEFRIPIARGLAWAVLSYLLTLVGVYILAAIIDALAPSFGSKKDMSASLKVSAFSMTAAWLAGIFSLIPLLSVLALVGLYSFYLLYIGMRSLKEVPPDKMAGYYVVTLIVAIVVYVVIAVVVSALTLTGYGAAGMMRSW; encoded by the coding sequence ATGAATGTCGTTGATCGCGCAAAAAATATCATAATGACACCTGCCAGGGAGTGGGAGGTGATCAAAACCGAGCCGATGACCACCGGTCAGATATACACGCAGTATGTCATGGTTCTGGCCCTGATTCCCGCCATTGCCGGTTTTATCGGGCGGTCGCTGGTCGGGATGTCGATACTGGGCGAGGAGTTCCGGATTCCCATCGCACGCGGCCTGGCCTGGGCCGTACTCTCTTACCTGCTCACCCTGGTGGGAGTCTATATTCTGGCGGCCATCATTGATGCCCTGGCGCCCTCGTTCGGCTCAAAAAAAGATATGAGCGCCTCGCTCAAAGTGTCCGCTTTCTCCATGACCGCCGCCTGGCTGGCGGGGATTTTCTCCCTCATCCCGCTTCTGAGCGTCCTGGCACTTGTCGGTCTCTATTCGTTTTATCTGCTTTATATCGGCATGCGCTCTCTTAAAGAGGTTCCGCCGGATAAAATGGCCGGATATTATGTGGTAACGCTGATAGTGGCTATCGTAGTCTATGTCGTTATTGCCGTCGTGGTCAGCGCTCTGACTCTGACCGGTTATGGCGCCGCGGGGATGATGCGGAGCTGGTAG
- a CDS encoding DUF726 domain-containing protein: MNRMIILIHGYNVSQKKATDSYSAFVTQLKKTNNSTNLLNSIWKFHWPGNHNNRVLSLFSYPLQIDKAKKAATLLSKYLRNNVAGGQEIVFVAHSLGCRLVFETVGELIKAGHLKLAFNAKLCLMGAAVPVYMLLPPDSPFMPVIVNTGRQAVFYSTNDTTLRWFFPSGQTVAREGFFPVAIGLEGGPQGVWKGQSENTWLRHSEYWGNEDIWQSFKLFLGDQKFRKFPERRNDEWELQPPNVINSYCGTISL, from the coding sequence ATGAATAGAATGATTATTCTGATCCACGGATATAATGTATCTCAGAAAAAAGCGACTGATTCCTATTCTGCATTTGTTACTCAATTGAAGAAAACCAATAATTCGACGAACTTACTGAACTCGATCTGGAAATTTCACTGGCCAGGAAACCACAACAATAGGGTCCTTTCATTATTCAGTTATCCTTTGCAGATAGACAAAGCGAAAAAGGCTGCTACCTTGCTCTCAAAATATCTGAGAAATAATGTCGCGGGCGGACAGGAAATTGTTTTTGTGGCGCATTCGCTGGGTTGCCGCCTTGTCTTCGAAACGGTCGGTGAGCTCATAAAAGCGGGTCATCTTAAACTTGCCTTTAATGCGAAACTGTGTCTTATGGGTGCTGCCGTGCCAGTCTATATGCTCCTTCCGCCAGATAGCCCCTTCATGCCGGTGATAGTAAATACAGGGCGTCAGGCTGTGTTCTATTCTACAAATGACACTACACTCCGATGGTTTTTTCCATCCGGTCAGACAGTGGCGCGCGAAGGTTTTTTCCCAGTTGCAATTGGACTTGAAGGCGGGCCACAAGGAGTCTGGAAAGGGCAGAGTGAAAACACCTGGCTTAGACATTCCGAATATTGGGGAAACGAAGATATTTGGCAAAGTTTCAAATTATTTCTTGGTGATCAGAAATTTCGTAAATTCCCTGAACGAAGAAATGACGAATGGGAATTGCAGCCTCCCAATGTAATTAATTCATACTGCGGTACAATATCCTTATAA
- a CDS encoding SPFH domain-containing protein yields MSLSIEIIEWMDPTGEEMIYRLPQEGSADFKMGAQLIVRDSQTAIFFKDGHACDSFTVGRHTLTTLNIPILTRLLSFPFGFNSPFRAEVYFINLKVFTNLKWGTKHPVTFKDSKLGLIRLRGNGAFTIRIDNPILFLNSIVGRQARYTTVDIQDYLRDLTIARMNDLLGEKLDTVLDLPAQYTELAAQFKELVRIEFEKYGMTLVDFFISSITPPEEVSQMIDQRSGMEAVGDLDKFLKFEMARGLGSTNGMAPAGAGMGMGAGVGLMMPAMMSKVFSPEQTELRREPIATVTCPKCHTDTPEQSRYCYRCGYQMISQNLCPSCNKELPTEAVFCLHCGFKLDAKLKCPHCSAEIFPGSKFCGSCGKAIENGSQQT; encoded by the coding sequence ATGTCTCTTTCGATTGAAATTATCGAATGGATGGACCCAACCGGCGAGGAAATGATCTACCGTTTGCCGCAGGAGGGCTCAGCAGATTTCAAGATGGGGGCGCAACTGATTGTCCGCGACAGCCAAACGGCGATCTTCTTCAAGGATGGCCATGCCTGTGACTCGTTTACAGTCGGTCGTCATACCCTTACAACGCTCAATATCCCGATTCTGACCCGGCTTCTCTCGTTCCCCTTCGGTTTCAATTCCCCGTTCCGCGCCGAGGTCTATTTCATCAACCTGAAAGTTTTCACGAACCTCAAATGGGGCACCAAGCATCCGGTTACTTTCAAAGACAGCAAGCTTGGTTTGATCCGCCTTCGCGGGAATGGCGCTTTCACTATCCGGATTGATAATCCGATTCTGTTCCTGAATTCGATTGTCGGGCGGCAGGCCCGCTATACCACGGTCGATATTCAGGATTACCTTCGCGATCTGACTATCGCCCGCATGAATGACCTTCTGGGCGAGAAACTCGATACAGTTCTGGATCTCCCTGCGCAGTACACGGAACTGGCGGCACAATTCAAAGAACTGGTCAGGATTGAATTTGAAAAATATGGCATGACCCTGGTCGATTTCTTTATCTCCTCAATTACGCCGCCGGAGGAAGTTTCGCAGATGATCGACCAGCGCTCGGGTATGGAAGCGGTTGGCGACCTGGATAAGTTCCTCAAGTTCGAAATGGCCAGAGGATTGGGAAGCACCAATGGTATGGCTCCCGCCGGAGCCGGGATGGGAATGGGGGCCGGAGTGGGGCTGATGATGCCGGCCATGATGTCGAAAGTATTTTCTCCCGAGCAGACCGAACTGCGCCGTGAGCCGATAGCGACCGTCACCTGCCCAAAGTGCCACACCGATACTCCCGAGCAGTCGCGTTACTGCTACCGCTGCGGTTACCAGATGATATCGCAGAATCTCTGCCCTTCTTGCAATAAAGAGCTTCCGACCGAGGCGGTTTTCTGTCTCCATTGCGGATTCAAGCTGGATGCCAAATTAAAATGCCCCCACTGCTCGGCAGAAATATTCCCCGGCTCGAAATTCTGCGGCTCCTGCGGAAAGGCGATAGAAAATGGCAGCCAGCAGACCTAA
- a CDS encoding sodium:solute symporter codes for MLARIIVISAFALMTVIVGIIGFRRTRSFSDYFLGGGTIGPFMTAFTYGAAYFSAVLFIGFAGKVGWDFGLSGLWIVVGNALIGVLGVWWLMGHRIKQMSIDYQVQTMPEYFEKRYDSPFFKLFSSIAIFVFFIPYSAAVFIGLAYLFQVNFDIAYSGALLFMGGFTALYMVMGGYKSMTMIDVIFGIIMAAGSAVLLASTAGAAGGLGALNDKLTLINPKLTEIVGPPGFWPLFSLVFLTSVAPFAMPQLVQKFYAIKDRRAIRIGMGASTLFAVLIGSAAYFAGATGRVLLSPENAPAAFKDGKPIFDALMPELLTNVIPPSLSILMLLLILSASMSTLAALVLLSSSSIAKDIYAGFINKNVSDKKLTLYMRIFSSLFIILSVIFAYYKPATIVAILGISWGAVGSTFLGPFFWGLLSKRMNKVGAIASSFLGLGVCIVLYATGMPSPQAGTIGMITSLVVNPVVSLLYRQIK; via the coding sequence ATGCTGGCAAGAATAATCGTCATCTCTGCTTTTGCACTAATGACCGTGATTGTCGGGATTATCGGATTCCGGCGGACGCGTTCTTTTTCGGATTATTTTCTTGGGGGCGGAACAATCGGCCCTTTCATGACCGCTTTCACTTACGGCGCAGCCTATTTTTCGGCGGTACTCTTTATCGGTTTTGCCGGGAAAGTGGGTTGGGATTTCGGGCTTTCAGGGCTATGGATAGTAGTCGGGAATGCCCTCATCGGGGTGCTCGGGGTCTGGTGGCTTATGGGACATCGGATCAAGCAGATGTCGATTGACTATCAGGTTCAGACCATGCCGGAGTACTTTGAAAAACGATATGACAGCCCATTTTTCAAGCTCTTCAGCTCGATAGCGATTTTTGTTTTTTTCATTCCTTATTCGGCGGCCGTGTTTATCGGACTGGCTTATCTTTTTCAGGTCAATTTTGATATCGCATATTCCGGGGCGCTGCTGTTTATGGGAGGATTTACCGCTCTATATATGGTCATGGGCGGTTATAAATCAATGACCATGATCGATGTTATCTTTGGGATAATTATGGCGGCCGGTTCGGCGGTTCTTCTGGCCAGCACGGCCGGTGCGGCCGGAGGGCTAGGAGCCCTGAACGACAAACTGACTTTGATTAACCCCAAATTGACCGAAATTGTCGGACCGCCGGGATTCTGGCCGTTGTTTTCCCTGGTCTTTCTGACCAGTGTGGCCCCTTTTGCCATGCCGCAACTGGTGCAGAAATTTTACGCCATCAAAGACCGCAGAGCGATTCGAATTGGGATGGGGGCATCAACCTTATTTGCCGTTCTCATCGGGAGCGCCGCCTATTTTGCCGGCGCCACCGGCCGGGTCCTGTTATCGCCCGAAAACGCACCTGCGGCATTCAAAGACGGCAAACCGATTTTCGATGCTCTCATGCCGGAGTTGCTGACCAATGTAATCCCGCCGTCACTTTCCATCCTGATGCTGCTTCTGATTCTATCGGCCTCGATGTCGACTCTGGCGGCGCTGGTTCTGTTATCCAGTTCATCGATCGCCAAAGACATCTATGCCGGATTCATAAACAAAAATGTTTCGGATAAGAAGCTGACCCTGTATATGCGGATTTTCAGCTCCCTGTTCATAATCCTTTCGGTAATATTCGCCTATTATAAGCCGGCAACCATCGTAGCCATACTGGGGATATCCTGGGGGGCGGTCGGCTCGACCTTCCTTGGTCCCTTCTTTTGGGGACTTCTGTCGAAACGTATGAATAAGGTGGGCGCGATCGCATCATCATTTCTCGGCCTGGGTGTCTGTATTGTGCTTTATGCCACCGGCATGCCCTCACCGCAGGCGGGAACGATCGGCATGATAACATCGCTGGTGGTTAATCCGGTGGTAAGTCTCTTGTATAGGCAGATAAAATAG
- a CDS encoding twin-arginine translocation signal domain-containing protein — translation MMLKKEITRRDFIKFTGAATAGLALGLPSLAEITAEKEALSRVILIRNQNVVAPDGTINGDLLGSMLDEAVMAFFGDKQPLTSWRRIIKPEDYVGIKTNNWKYLPTPPELESAIKNRVLECGVPSENIAISDREILELPVFKKATALINTRPMRAHAWAGVGSLIKNYIMFVPDPWSYHDNSCESIGSIWLMPHVKDRTRLNILVMLTPQFHILGPHHFDRKYVWNYGGLLVGTDPVAVDTVGLKIIQAKRKLFFGEDQGLKPPAHHIEFADKKFKLGQSDYSKIELIRLGWNEDILI, via the coding sequence ATGATGCTCAAAAAAGAAATCACCCGCCGCGATTTTATCAAGTTCACCGGGGCGGCCACCGCCGGACTGGCGCTGGGACTTCCGTCACTGGCCGAAATCACCGCCGAAAAGGAAGCCTTGAGCCGCGTTATTCTTATTCGCAACCAGAATGTTGTTGCTCCCGACGGCACAATTAATGGCGACCTCCTTGGCTCCATGCTTGATGAGGCGGTTATGGCATTTTTCGGCGACAAACAGCCGCTGACCTCCTGGCGCAGAATTATCAAGCCCGAGGACTATGTCGGTATCAAAACCAATAACTGGAAATATCTTCCCACGCCGCCGGAATTGGAATCGGCCATAAAGAATCGCGTATTGGAGTGCGGTGTCCCGTCTGAAAATATCGCCATAAGCGATCGTGAGATACTCGAACTCCCGGTCTTCAAAAAAGCCACCGCCTTAATCAATACCCGCCCCATGCGCGCCCATGCCTGGGCCGGGGTCGGATCCCTTATCAAAAATTATATCATGTTCGTGCCCGATCCCTGGAGTTATCATGATAATTCCTGCGAGAGTATCGGCTCCATATGGCTGATGCCACATGTGAAGGATCGGACCCGGCTGAATATTCTGGTTATGCTGACACCGCAGTTCCATATCCTCGGGCCGCATCACTTCGACCGAAAATATGTATGGAACTATGGCGGCTTGCTGGTCGGCACCGACCCGGTGGCGGTCGACACCGTCGGCCTCAAAATCATTCAGGCCAAACGCAAGTTGTTTTTCGGCGAGGATCAGGGATTGAAACCGCCCGCCCATCATATAGAATTCGCCGATAAAAAATTTAAACTCGGCCAGAGCGATTATTCAAAGATTGAGTTAATCAGGCTCGGCTGGAATGAGGATATTTTAATCTAA
- a CDS encoding asparagine synthetase B encodes MKRKALLILLLSLLIFEGLQAQVIMIPMDETQTDHLKAYGIAFKALQMGKKVEWLLNYRGGSFVYDDNDELASLCLLRGVVTEQVSSAQLADIFRTIDVENMERVVLEKPPAIAVYSPKNVEPWDDAVTLALNYADIKYDVIWDEEVLSGALDDYDWIHLHHEDFTGQYGKFYAAFRNQLWYRQEVETNEALAKKLGYHKVSEMKGAVARAVLDYVRRGGFLFAMCSATETFDIALAAENDDICPREFDGDPIDPNAQTKLDYSKTLAFENFTVSLDPYEYRHSNIDTYPDRLVKFPTADNDYFYLFEFSAKLDPVPTMLVQDHVGRIKGFMGQNTAFRKSLIKKYVTVLGEVEGFDETRYIHGNFGRGTFTFLSGHDPEDYQHMVEDPPTDLSLHKNSPGYRLILNNVLFPAAKKKERKT; translated from the coding sequence ATGAAAAGAAAAGCTCTTCTGATATTACTCTTATCCCTGCTTATTTTTGAGGGGCTGCAGGCCCAGGTGATCATGATCCCCATGGACGAAACCCAGACAGATCATCTTAAGGCGTACGGTATCGCGTTCAAGGCGCTGCAGATGGGGAAAAAGGTGGAATGGCTTCTCAATTATCGCGGCGGGTCGTTCGTTTATGACGACAATGATGAGCTTGCAAGCCTCTGCCTTCTCCGCGGCGTTGTCACCGAGCAGGTAAGCTCGGCCCAGTTGGCCGATATCTTCCGCACGATCGACGTCGAGAACATGGAAAGGGTTGTTCTGGAAAAACCGCCGGCGATCGCGGTTTATTCGCCCAAAAATGTCGAGCCGTGGGATGATGCAGTCACCCTGGCCTTAAACTACGCCGACATAAAGTATGATGTAATCTGGGATGAGGAGGTTTTGTCCGGCGCTCTGGACGACTACGACTGGATCCACCTTCACCACGAGGATTTTACCGGGCAGTACGGCAAATTCTATGCGGCATTTCGTAATCAGTTATGGTACCGTCAGGAGGTCGAGACCAACGAGGCGCTGGCCAAGAAACTGGGGTACCACAAAGTTTCGGAAATGAAAGGAGCGGTCGCCCGTGCCGTTCTCGACTATGTGCGCCGCGGTGGGTTTCTATTTGCCATGTGCTCGGCGACAGAGACTTTCGATATTGCCCTGGCGGCCGAAAATGATGATATCTGCCCGCGTGAATTTGATGGCGACCCGATTGACCCGAATGCTCAAACCAAACTCGATTATTCCAAGACTCTGGCTTTCGAAAATTTTACCGTATCGCTTGACCCTTATGAGTACCGCCACAGCAATATCGACACCTACCCCGACCGTCTGGTCAAATTTCCGACCGCAGATAATGATTATTTTTATCTTTTTGAGTTTTCCGCCAAGCTCGACCCGGTACCGACCATGCTTGTGCAGGATCATGTCGGAAGAATCAAAGGATTCATGGGGCAGAACACTGCTTTCCGCAAGTCACTCATAAAAAAATATGTGACGGTGCTGGGAGAGGTTGAGGGGTTTGATGAGACGCGGTACATTCACGGCAATTTCGGGCGGGGGACATTTACTTTCCTCTCCGGACATGACCCCGAGGATTACCAGCATATGGTGGAGGACCCGCCGACCGATTTATCACTTCACAAGAATTCCCCCGGCTATCGTTTGATTTTGAATAACGTTCTTTTCCCCGCCGCCAAGAAAAAAGAGCGGAAAACATAA
- a CDS encoding SdpI family protein → MKWNLKREIFPFAIIALFVILSLYFYSSLPAQVPSHFDFHGKVDQYSSKGTFIALYLGMSIGLYLLLTFIPMIDPFWKKIQSKYHIFLIFRDMALVFFFIMYIIIIYAARHGKLEPYLLGIALGLLFIFMGNYLPKLPRNFFFGIRNPWTLASEEVWRRTHILGGWLFVISGILAVLLSVFKVNPAIALGATFGPAVLYCGLIYPLWLYKKLQRDERSQAPQL, encoded by the coding sequence ATGAAATGGAATCTTAAAAGAGAGATATTTCCTTTTGCGATAATCGCTCTGTTCGTGATATTGTCGCTCTATTTCTATTCATCGCTCCCCGCGCAGGTGCCGTCGCATTTTGATTTCCACGGCAAAGTTGACCAGTATTCCTCGAAAGGAACTTTCATCGCGCTCTATCTGGGTATGTCGATCGGTTTGTATTTACTGCTTACTTTCATTCCTATGATAGACCCTTTCTGGAAAAAGATACAATCTAAGTACCATATCTTTTTGATATTCCGCGACATGGCGCTGGTCTTTTTCTTTATCATGTACATAATCATTATCTATGCCGCGCGTCACGGCAAGCTGGAACCGTATCTTCTGGGAATTGCCCTGGGACTGCTCTTTATCTTCATGGGGAATTATCTCCCCAAACTGCCGCGCAATTTCTTTTTTGGGATTCGCAACCCCTGGACTCTGGCCTCGGAGGAAGTCTGGCGCAGGACCCATATTCTGGGCGGTTGGCTGTTTGTCATATCGGGGATTTTAGCGGTGCTGCTATCGGTGTTCAAGGTAAATCCGGCCATTGCACTCGGAGCGACATTCGGTCCGGCGGTTCTGTATTGCGGGCTGATATATCCGTTGTGGCTGTACAAAAAGTTGCAGCGTGACGAACGCAGTCAGGCCCCGCAGCTTTAA
- a CDS encoding autorepressor SdpR family transcription factor, translated as MKPLNEFFKALGDPTRRQIIQLLRERDLTPTEILEKIAVSQPTLSHHLDILKRAGLVDSEREGQFIRYSINMSIFETALEYMTKFTGKKR; from the coding sequence ATGAAACCATTGAATGAATTTTTCAAAGCTCTGGGCGATCCGACCCGGCGGCAAATCATCCAGCTTCTGCGGGAGCGGGATTTGACCCCCACGGAGATTCTGGAAAAGATTGCGGTCTCGCAGCCGACTCTCTCGCACCATCTCGATATTCTCAAACGGGCCGGACTGGTGGACTCCGAGCGAGAGGGGCAGTTTATCCGCTATTCGATAAATATGAGCATTTTTGAAACCGCCCTCGAATATATGACCAAATTCACCGGCAAAAAGAGGTAA